The following is a genomic window from uncultured Hyphomonas sp..
CGAAAGGCAAATGCCTAACTTCGCCGCATCAGAGGATGCAGTGAGGAGAAATTCCCATGATGAAGTCAAAGCTTTTTGATGCCCGGACGAGTCGGCTCGGCGCGCTGGCTGGTTTGCTGACGCTGCTGGCGGCGCCCGCCGCAGCCGGGCCCGCAGGCACTTATGTGCGCACGATGGAAGGAGGCAGGCCAGCGGCAGAGCGCTGCGCAGCCGCCGCGGCCCATGCCGGTCACGCCGCAGCGGATGGTATTGCCATTTGTACAAAGGCTATTGAAGCCGCCGGAGCCAGTGTCGAGACGAAGGCTGCCAGCCTTACAAACCGAGCCTTGCTGTTTCGCAGCGCGGGCGATCTGGATGCCGCCCTGGAAGACTGCGGAGGCGCACTGGCGCTCGTGCCGGATCATCCGGGTACGGCGGTGACGTGTTCCGCAGTATACATCAATGCCGGGAAGCCAGACGCCGCGATTGGCTTGCTGGAGGGCGCGCCGCTGCCGGCGCCGGGCGTGCGGTATCGCTACTATCACAACCTCGCGCTCGCCCATCACGATCTGGGGCAATACGCGCTAGCGTATGATTTTCTCCAGAAAACGCTGGAGACAAATCCGGGGTTCACGCCCGCGATCGAACTGAAGAAACAGTACCGGGTGGCCGGAGAATAGGCGTGGGGGCTTCCCGGCCCCCGCCGATCACTCTGCCGGAACCGAAGTGAATTCTTCTTTCCAGGCGGTCATTTCTTCGCGGTTGTCGTGGTCCCACGGATGGAAGCCCGGTTTGAACCAGGAGAGCCATGTTTTCCAGCCCTTGCCGAACAGCGACGGCTTCTTCCAGAGGAATGCCTTCACCGCGCGGTCGGCGTCTTCCTGGGAGTAGCCGTCGGCCATCAGGAGGTCTGCAGAATACCGGGCAATGTTCCCGGTGAAATTCCGGGTGATAAACAGCATGGACAGGCAGCGGCGGTAATAGCGCTTCCACGGCGACCAGTCCTTTGTCGCCTCGAGGAAGACGTCATAGGCAACGGCCTTGTGCTCGGTCTCCTCCATGGCGTGCCAGCGCCACAGCTGTTCCAGTGCCGGGTCGGTCTTGCTGAAGAGCAGGCCGTAATCGGTTTTGAGTTCCATCATCAGGTCCGCCATCATGGCCGTGAAATGCTCAAGGCAAATCGTAGCCATCAGCATACGGAACCGGCCATTGTCATAGGCGAACTTCAGGTTGTCCCGGATCTCTTTCTCGATCGCATCGACGGGGTATTTCATCCGGTCGATCTTGTTGTTCAGCAGGTGATGCTCGCGCGAATGAATGGCTTCCTGGCGGATGAAGTCCTTCACGTCCTGCGCCAGTTTGCCGGAGACCTCGTTCTTGTAGGCTTTCACCGCGTCGATGAACATCCGCTCGCCATCCGGGAAGGTCAGCGACATGGCGTTGAACACGGCCGTGGCGACCGGATCGCCGTCCAGCCAGGGGCCATTATCGGCGGCGGCCATGTCAAAATGCAGGTCGCGGGGCAGAATCGTTACATCTTCGGGCGTGCGCTTGGTCGTCATGATGCTAGGAACCTTGAGGAAACAACTGGACAACAGTCTTATGCTGACAAATAACGCTACTGACAAAAATGTCAATAAAGAGTAACGACACCCCGAGAATCCGGCGCAGTCCGGAAGAGTCCCGCGCCAATATCCTGGCGGCGGCGGAGACGTTGTTGGTGGAACAGGGGCCACAATCGCTGCGGCTGGCGGACGTGGCGAAGGCCGCGGGCGTCGCCAATGCCACCGTGCTGCACCATTTCGGTTCCATCGATGCGGTTCAGCAGGCGCTGATGGAGCGGATGATCGGCGAGCTTGTCGACAGCATCCTCGCCATCGAGATCCCGGCCGACGCACCGGCGGAGGCGCGCGCGGTCGGCCTGAAGACGCTGTTCGACGCGCTGGAGACGCCGGGCGCCGCGCGCCTCGCCGCCTGGCTGGAACTGACGGACGAAACGAGCCGCCTGACGGTCGTGCGGGAAGCGGTTCAGCAGGTGGCGCAGAAA
Proteins encoded in this region:
- a CDS encoding tetratricopeptide repeat protein; this encodes MMKSKLFDARTSRLGALAGLLTLLAAPAAAGPAGTYVRTMEGGRPAAERCAAAAAHAGHAAADGIAICTKAIEAAGASVETKAASLTNRALLFRSAGDLDAALEDCGGALALVPDHPGTAVTCSAVYINAGKPDAAIGLLEGAPLPAPGVRYRYYHNLALAHHDLGQYALAYDFLQKTLETNPGFTPAIELKKQYRVAGE
- a CDS encoding metal-dependent hydrolase, producing MTTKRTPEDVTILPRDLHFDMAAADNGPWLDGDPVATAVFNAMSLTFPDGERMFIDAVKAYKNEVSGKLAQDVKDFIRQEAIHSREHHLLNNKIDRMKYPVDAIEKEIRDNLKFAYDNGRFRMLMATICLEHFTAMMADLMMELKTDYGLLFSKTDPALEQLWRWHAMEETEHKAVAYDVFLEATKDWSPWKRYYRRCLSMLFITRNFTGNIARYSADLLMADGYSQEDADRAVKAFLWKKPSLFGKGWKTWLSWFKPGFHPWDHDNREEMTAWKEEFTSVPAE
- a CDS encoding TetR/AcrR family transcriptional regulator translates to MSIKSNDTPRIRRSPEESRANILAAAETLLVEQGPQSLRLADVAKAAGVANATVLHHFGSIDAVQQALMERMIGELVDSILAIEIPADAPAEARAVGLKTLFDALETPGAARLAAWLELTDETSRLTVVREAVQQVAQKKISQAGVPEDVAEDMILLSVTLALGVGLFGPSLGRLIGKPEGRARELTLQMLLANFQRLVG